The genomic stretch TCAAACAAACCTGCCATTTGCCAAACCCCTCTCTGGGTGGTGTTTGTTTCCAATCACCACAATAGCAAAATAACTTTTCTAAGTAAAGTAACGATTTTTTAGATACTGTTGGACGTTTCATGCTATAATAGTTGACATACTACACAAAAAGAAGGTGGGGAGCGATGGCACAGCAGGAGAATCAATGCTGCCCAATCGAAGTGACACTCGGTATTATCGGCAAAAAGTGGACTGTGCTAATCATCCGCGAACTATTTGACGGCAAAAAACGCTTTTCCGAAATCGCGTCCAGCCTACCGATCTCATCGAAGTTGCTGACCGAACGACTGAAAGAATTAGAAGAGCACGGGATCATCGACCGGACGCTGTATCCGGAGATTCCACCGCGCGTCGAATACACCCTGACGGAGAGCGGCAAGACGCTGTCCTCCGTGTTGGATGCCCTGCGCACTTGGGGCGCAGAGCACTACGCCAACCGTTGCAAAGAAGATGCCAAAACCCCCTCGTCATCTTGATGACTGAGGGGGTTTTGCTGTATTAAAGACCGAGCGACGCTCGCAATTCTGGATTGTGCCGCGGTCGCCATGAGAACAGTTCCACCCAAAAGTGGAAGATTGTCAGGCCGAGCAACCCATAGATCAAGGGCGAATGAAATTGCTCGTTCACCTTGACCAGCACGACAGCGAGCAGTGTGTAGAGCACAGTAAATCCCCAATAGCCGATGAAAAAGCGGGTTTGTTTGACTTTGGACCACCCTTTGATCCGCTTGTTCTTCCCGTCGTGATAATGAAGAGCCAGCCCGATGTATTGCAAGGAGTGTGGAATGGAGATCAGTGCATACATCAGCAAAAAGCTCTCTGTGAAAAAGTAGATCACAAAAAATGCGACCACCGCCGACAGCATCGTCCAAAATGCAGGTCGATTCAGCGTCCCGTTCAGCCAACGCCAACCCGCATAGAGCAGCCAAACGGTCAGCGTGATGCCATACAAGATCGTAAGCAGGAAGGCTGCCTGCTCCGGCAGATGAAAACGGTAGAGCTCGATCGTGTAGAAACCGAACGCCCCCGGCCTTGCAAACTGAATCAACAGCGGCAAAAAAAGAAGAAGATGTACAAGCACCTTATCCCCTTGATATTCGGCCTTGCTCCCTTTCCCCACCTTTGCTTTATACAACATGGCGATGCCCCAATGCTGACGGGCAAAATGCCACAACCCCCAATAGACGTAGACCGACATGAACAAGGACAGATTCCACGCCGACAGCGCCACCGACCCTAAGATGATCAGCCAGCCCATGTGCACATAGCGCATCCGGTCGTACCGGAAAAACGTCCCGTCACGAAACAACAGCGTCCAATTCGTCCCAATGTGCACCCCTGACAACAACAGCGACCCCAGCGCCACTGCTGCGATCACCTCTTGGGAAGCGGCATCGAGCGGAAGCAACAACAGCACCCCCACGATCGGCACGATCAACCAACTCAAATCAAAACCGGCACTGCGCAGCCACATGGTTTGCACTTGCCAACACCTCCAAAATGATTCATATAGTGTAATTTTACACAAAACGTTTCATTTGGCAATATTATTTCAAATTCTCTCCGCCCTGTGCTCCATGCAAGCGTCCAGTCGGTGCTCCCCTTCGACATGCGGTCAGCACCACACCGATCAGCCTAACTCGGATCGGTGTTTGTTTTTCTAGCAGGTAATCTCTACCAGACAAAGAAAATAGTGAAGTACAACCAGAAAGGTGGGATTTCCATGCATCTTGAAGTGCGCCAGATTGCAGAGCATGAATGGGAAACGTTTTGCTACATCCGTGCTGAATCGTATCACATGCTCTCCCCGGAGCAAGCGTTGAAGAATCGGCATTTGACCGATTTGCACGAAACGCGTTGCGTGTTTGTGAACGATGAGATGAAAGCGACGGGACGATTGTTCCCTTTTACCCAATATCTGCACGGTCAAGCCCTGTCGATGGGCGGTGTCGCTTCGGTCGCCACCCGCATCGAGGAACGCGGTCAAGGATATGTCCGCGAACTGCTGAGCGCCATGCTACAGGAAATGAAAGACAACGCTGTGCCAGTCAGTTGTCTGCACCCAAGCATGTACGAGTTTTATCGTAAATTCGGCTATGCGTTTTGCTGCGAGAAACGCTTGTTCAAATCCCCGTTCCAACCGAAGATCTTCGCCAAGCCAGCCACTTCTGACAGCGGTCGCATCGTCCGCTGCAACGAAGCGGAGCTGGCGACGGTGAAAAATCTTTACGACCGCTATGCCCGCACTCAGAACGGCTTCTTGCGCCGTCGTGACCTAGAGTGGTCAAAAATCGTGGACAACCCCTTCGGCGGTTCGAAGCCGCGTCTTTACCTCTGGCAAGACGCACAAGAGGAAGCACAAGGGTACATCGTGTTGATCCAACAGGAAGATAACAAACTGGACGTGAAAGAGCTGATCGCACTCACCGTCGATGCTCAAAAAGGACTGCTCTCCTTGCTGGAAAAAGACAATTTGCTCACAGGTTGGGAGTGGGAGACACACATCGACTCGATCCTCCCCTCGCTGCTCCATGATCCGAAAAAAATGACGTCCGAAAGCGTCAATTGGTTTATGGCCCGCATTGTCGATGTCAGGACCGCTTGGCAAGTTACTTCTTCGCAAGCACAAGCTGGCACAGCTCGCTTGCAGGTGCACGACCCATTCGCTCCGTGGAACGAAGGAACTTGGCAACTTACAGTTGCCTCGAGTGGGACGGCCAGCGTTTCGGCCACTGATGAATTGGCCGACGCCAGTGCAGATATCGGCACTTGGACGCAGATTTTCTACGGCTACCTCTCTGTCGAACAGGCATTATTTCTCGGGAAATTAACGATCCATGATCCGCATGTCCTGCCCTTCCTGCACAAGCTATGGGCTAGTGTTCATCAACCGCTGATGCACGACTATTTCTAAAAAACAAAAGTGGCAGGTCTGCTGAGCAGACCTGCCACTTTTTCGCTAGGATATGAAATATGCAAAGTTAGACAAAAAAAGCGACCGACAAGCGGAGGGGCTCATCGATCTCAATTTGGGGTCACTTATAAATCGCAACGTTTACGATTTACTACCGTCATTATACCTTTCGTTCCAGCGGTTGTAAATAGCCACTACAAAAAATTATTAGACCGTATAATCCAAGTGAAATAAAGGGTGATATATCGACTCTTTTTCCTTATTG from Tumebacillus algifaecis encodes the following:
- a CDS encoding GNAT family N-acetyltransferase, coding for MHLEVRQIAEHEWETFCYIRAESYHMLSPEQALKNRHLTDLHETRCVFVNDEMKATGRLFPFTQYLHGQALSMGGVASVATRIEERGQGYVRELLSAMLQEMKDNAVPVSCLHPSMYEFYRKFGYAFCCEKRLFKSPFQPKIFAKPATSDSGRIVRCNEAELATVKNLYDRYARTQNGFLRRRDLEWSKIVDNPFGGSKPRLYLWQDAQEEAQGYIVLIQQEDNKLDVKELIALTVDAQKGLLSLLEKDNLLTGWEWETHIDSILPSLLHDPKKMTSESVNWFMARIVDVRTAWQVTSSQAQAGTARLQVHDPFAPWNEGTWQLTVASSGTASVSATDELADASADIGTWTQIFYGYLSVEQALFLGKLTIHDPHVLPFLHKLWASVHQPLMHDYF
- a CDS encoding winged helix-turn-helix transcriptional regulator, yielding MAQQENQCCPIEVTLGIIGKKWTVLIIRELFDGKKRFSEIASSLPISSKLLTERLKELEEHGIIDRTLYPEIPPRVEYTLTESGKTLSSVLDALRTWGAEHYANRCKEDAKTPSSS